The Montipora foliosa isolate CH-2021 chromosome 1, ASM3666993v2, whole genome shotgun sequence genome has a window encoding:
- the LOC138006941 gene encoding 3-ketoacyl-CoA thiolase, mitochondrial-like, with amino-acid sequence MAGLLRPVYIVAAKRTAFGAFGGKLKGISATVLGQHAAEAAMSAGNVDPATVDSSVFGNVIQSASDAAYIARHIALKSGIPVTTPGLTVNRLCGSGFQAIVTAAQEIQLGESDVVLCGGSENMSQAPYALRDARFGTRLGLDLKLEDTLWQGLTDFHVKLPMGVTGENLAEKYNITRQDCDEFALLSQKRWGEAQENGRFAEEIVPVSVKGKKGPEEFKVDEHPKPNSTMENLAKLPPVFKKDGTITAANASGICDGAAALIVVSEKALKEHNLTPLARIVSYAVSGVEPSIMGIGPVPAIKAALKKCGKSLQDMKLIEVNEAFAPQFLAVQKELELDMDKTNTNGGAIALGHPVGTSGARITGHLVHELRRRGDDYAIGSACIGGGQGIAIVLENTH; translated from the exons ATGGCTGGTCTTTTGCGTCCAGTGTACATCGTGGCTGCTAAAAGAACTGCTTTTGGTGCTTTTGGAGGGAAATTAAAAGGAATCAGTGCAACTGTCCTTGGACAACACGCAGCAGAAGCTGCAATGTCTGCCGGAAATGTTGATCCAGCCACTGTGGATTCATCTGTATTCGGCAACGTCATTCAG AGTGCTAGTGATGCAGCATACATTGCTCGTCATATTGCCCTTAAAAGTGGCATTCCAGTTACAACTCCAGGACTAACTGTGAACAGGTTGTGCGGCTCTGGATTCCAGGCCATTGTAACAGCAGCGCAAGAGATTCAGCTGGGAGAGAGTGATGTTGTTTTGTGTGGTGGGTCAGAAAATATGAGTCAAGCACCATATGCTTTGAGAGACGCTAGGTTCGGCACACGCCTGGGACTTGACTTGAAG TTAGAAGACACTCTGTGGCAAGGTTTGACAGATTTCCATGTAAAATTGCCCATGGGTGTTACTGGTGAAAATCTTGCTGAGAAATATAACATAACACGACAGGACTGTGATGAGTTTGCTCTCTTGTCACAAAAGAGATGGGGTGAAG CTCAGGAGAATGGCCGATTTGCGGAAGAGATTGTTCCTGTATCAGTCAAAGGCAAGAAAGGCCCTGAGGAATTTAAAGTTGACGAGCATCCAAAACCAAACAGCACCATGGAAAATTTGGCAAAGTTACCACCGGTCTTTAAGAAAGATGGAACTATCACTGCTGCTAATGCTTCG GGAATTTGTGATGGAGCTGCTGCTCTCATTGTTGTCAGCGAGAAAGCCCTGAAGGAACATAACTTGACTCCTTTGGCCAGGATTGTCTCGTATGCTGTTTCTGGTGTGGAACCATCAATCATGGGAATCGGCCCTGTTCCAGCAATAAAGGCAGCTCTTAAGAAATGTGGCAAAAGTCTTCAAGATATGAAGCTTATTGAG GTGAATGAAGCTTTTGCTCCACAGTTTCTAGCAGTTCAAAAGGAGCTTGAGTTGGATATGGATAAAACAAATACTAATGGTGGAGCCATAGCTCTTGGTCATCCAGTAGGAACCTCTGGAGCAAGAATTACAGGACACTTGGTGCATGAACTGCGACGAAGAGGAGATGATTATGCCATTGGTTCAGCTTGTATTGGAGGGGGACAGGGAATAGCCATTGTTCTTGAAAATACACATTAG
- the LOC138006960 gene encoding uncharacterized protein, translated as MVDSVSTLSSLELTRNPFDSSQERVNCPGFSPSMFRKQETPSSQKKTKAFRWSIEQISRLNPADIDEFPHQEYSSTFDREEDEIQVQKAIDEYFSQSSIVPSPWTPTYSAKHVKFSPLPPATAYIEAISSAESSYSSPNSSGCKAKADVSTQTKLSFPPYFDLQSLIDQSYYNQDGLNGSRDISLTTLRRKLFDQAGIETGTDQCKLDPPTNIKSILKSPKSPILITSSPVSERSTPMYSKHRSSTTSTISSPNMSPIKPMLSVLETPSRKRLSVSRQTLSPMECSTNGFNSSGIEVMGDALPDISPIKLNRNAEDVENANNSVDDGGPLEVSALSTEDNFSHHDAKEKEESDNEMAPGITMEDLASDVDFMRDDRGDKGSNSSKVKIEVSSPKENSVDEKPFQSVVDGSIRTRMSAEHFKAPKEIRTDGEDIDSNHNHSKFSGVIEDKQSKLGKETFGNSHDQAIRKAWQTSDYRSIGSPMKDCHFCELDEDIIVMRARAALRRANRHSSMDNSLSLSDLSLNRSSAWEPIRMSTPLVPQDSLEYTNNQYYADGDGNLGYSSASRSHDHFDAFFGRESWHRERGQDMTSHHYHHSISTKPVSAVEDIIRQRKVQKKLEGKYGLSSSWRKSSSPLYESKWRLSRTHPMSHLEWKALYWRPPSQPNHWRDKHWYSTDPFEADLARLSGPPRPISSKLIHGSRPLSPPVNFPPAKVPRAVFTGYVSKMPIPYYQDSSDSGYSDWQQSTGQWEGTMRGHHSLLGTPRAGIRYY; from the exons ATGGTAGACAGCGTGTCCACGTTATCGTCTTTAGAACTCACTCGAAATCCGTTCGATAGCAGTCAAGAGCGCGTGAACTGTCCGGGTTTCAGTCCTTCCATGTTCCGCAAGCAGGAAACCCCCTCAAGTCAAAAG AAAACGAAAGCCTTCAGATGGTCCATAGAGCAGATTTCCCGCCTG AATCCAGCTGATATTGATGAATTCCCACACCAAGAGTATAGCAGTACATTTGACAG GGAAGAAGATGAAATTCAGGTCCAGAAGGCCATAGATGAA TATTTCTCACAAAGTTCCATTGTCCCATCTCCATGGACACCAACCTATTCAGCTAAACATGTCAAATTTTCTCCCCTACCACCAGCTACTGCTT ACATTGAAGCAATAAGTTCAGCAGAGTCTTCATATTCATCTCCCAACTCATCTGGCTGCAAGGCTAAAGCAGATG taagcACCCAAACAAAGCTTTCTTTCCCACCTTACTTTGATCTACAGAGTCTCATTG ACCAGTCTTATTACAACCAGGATGGACTAAATGGCAGCAGGGATATTTCATTGACAACACTACGGAGAAAGCTGTTTGATCAAGCAGGAATCGAAACTGGAACAGACCAGTGTAAACTGGACCCACCAACAAACATAAA ATCCATCTTAAAGAGTCCAAAAAGTCCTATTTTG ATAACATCAAGCCCAGTGTCAGAGCGATCCACACCAATGTATTCCAAGCACAGAAGCTCCACTACAAGCACCATCTCAAGTCCAAACATGTCTCCAATCAAGCCAATGCTATCTGTCCTCGAGACACCCTCACGCAAAAGGCTTTCTGTGTCAAGACAAACTCTTAGCCCAATGGAATGCTCAACAAATGGCTTTAATTCATCTGGAATCGAAGTTATGGGAGATGCCCTGCCGGATATATCGCCAATAAAACTGAACAGAA aTGCTGAGGATGTAGAAAATGCAAATAATTCTGTTGATGATGGAGGTCCTTTGGAGGTTTCAGCGCTGTCTACGGAAGATAATTTTAGTCACCATGATGCCAAGGAGAAGGAAGAAAGTGATAATGAGATGGCTCCTGGCATCACAATGGAAGATTTGGCCAGTGATGTAGATTTTATGCGAGATGATAGGGGAGATAAAGGAAGTAATTCTTCCAAGGTTAAGATTGAAGTGTCAAGTCCAAAGGAAAATTCAGTTGATGAGAAGCCCTTTCAAAGTGTTGTTGATGGTAGCATTCGAACACGCATGTCTGCTGAACACTTCAAAGCACCAAAGGAAATCAGAACTGACGGTGAAGACATTGACTCAAACCACAACCACAGTAAATTTAGTGGGGTTATTGAAGATAAACAATCCAAGCTAGGCAAAGAAACATTTGGGAATTCCCATGACCAGGCAATTAGGAAAGCCTGGCAAACAAGTGATTATCGCAGTATAGGAAGCCCTATGAAAGACTGTCATTTCTGTGAACTTGATGAGGATATTATTGTGATGCGTGCAAGAGCAGCATTAAGACGAGCCAATAGGCATTCTTCAATGGATAACAGTCTATCACTGTCTGATTTGAGTTTGAACAGATCATCTGCGTGGGAGCCTATTCGAATGTCAACACCACTTGTTCCCCAAGACTCTCTGGAATACACTAATAACCAATATTATGCTGATGGGGATGGTAACTTAGGGTACAGTTCAGCTAGTAGATCACATGATCACTTTGATGCTTTCTTTGGTAGAGAGTCTTGGCATAGAGAAAGAGGTCAAGACATGACTtctcatcattatcatcacagTATTTCAACAAAACCAGTGTCTGCTGTAGAGGACATAATACGTCAAAGGAAAGTGCAAAAGAAACTTGAAG GAAAGTATGGATTGTCATCTTCGTGGAGAAAGTCAAGTTCCCCCTTGTATGAAAGCAAATGGCGTCTTTCTCGTACTCATCCCATGTCTCATTTGGAATGGAAAGCTCTTTATTGGAGGCCACCATCACAGCCTAATCATTGGAGAGATAAGCACTGGTATAGCACAGATCCTTTTGAAGCAGACCTCGCAAG GTTGTCTGGTCCTCCTCGGCCTATCTCTTCTAAGTTGATACATGGATCACGTCCACTTTCCCCACCTGTGAACTTTCCACCAGCAAAGGTACCCAGAGCAGTCTTTACAGGGTATGTTTCGAAGATGCCAATACCCTACTATCAAGACAGCAGTGACAGTGGTTACTCTGATTGGCAACAAAGTACAGGCCAGTGGGAAGGCACAATGAGAGGTCACCACAGTTTACTAGGTACCCCTAGGGCAGGGATAAGATATTACTAG
- the LOC138006951 gene encoding mitotic-spindle organizing protein 1-like, giving the protein MVEGEGANSQISSAREAMEALVEISKLLNTGLDPESLAICVKLCEAGVNPEALASVVQELRREAAALQQTQDST; this is encoded by the exons ATGGTGGAAGGCGAGGGGGCAAATTCCCAAATTTCTTCTGCAAGGGAAGCTATGGAAG CCTTGGTAGAGATTTCGAAGTTACTCAATACAGGCTTGGATCCAGAATCTTTAGCCATCTGTGTCAAGTTATGTGAAGCAGGAGTGAATCCTGAGGCACTAGCATCTGTGGTACAAGAGCTTCGAAGAGAGGCTGCAGCTCTTCAG CAGACACAAGATAGTACATAG